In one window of Littorina saxatilis isolate snail1 linkage group LG11, US_GU_Lsax_2.0, whole genome shotgun sequence DNA:
- the LOC138980875 gene encoding uncharacterized protein isoform X1, producing MVWEHSHEPNISMMFRAVVLALSMTAIMAQTETPAVPEGDQPASDYPMGQMGQMGGMGQMGGMGQMGQMGGMGQMGGMGMMNPQLLMMSANVLDNAARSMGGMNNQQLMGCSYTLRTMARSMGGMGGMGMGGMGMGGMGGMGMGGMGQVG from the exons CCAAATATCAGCATGATGTTCCGCGCCGTCGTCCTTGCTCTGAGCATGACCGCCATCATGGCTCAAACCGAGACTCCTGCCGTTCCGGAGGGAGATCAACCCGCAAGCGATTATCCAATGGGCCAAATGGGCCAAATGGGAGGAATGGGCCAAATGGGAGGAATGGGCCAAATGGGCCAAATGGGAGGAATGGGCCAAATGGGAGGAATGGGAATG ATGAACCCTCAGCTGCTCATGATGTCCGCTAATGTGTTAGACAACGCGGCGAGATCCATGGGAGGCATG AACAACCAACAGCTGATGGGGTGCTCTTACACGCTGAGAACCATGGCGAGATCTATGGGAGGCATGGGAGGAATGGGCATGGGAGGAATGGGCATGGGAGGAATGGGAGGAATGGGCATGGGAGGAATGGGCCAGGTGGGCTGA
- the LOC138980875 gene encoding uncharacterized protein isoform X2, with protein MMFRAVVLALSMTAIMAQTETPAVPEGDQPASDYPMGQMGQMGGMGQMGGMGQMGQMGGMGQMGGMGMMNPQLLMMSANVLDNAARSMGGMNNQQLMGCSYTLRTMARSMGGMGGMGMGGMGMGGMGGMGMGGMGQVG; from the exons ATGATGTTCCGCGCCGTCGTCCTTGCTCTGAGCATGACCGCCATCATGGCTCAAACCGAGACTCCTGCCGTTCCGGAGGGAGATCAACCCGCAAGCGATTATCCAATGGGCCAAATGGGCCAAATGGGAGGAATGGGCCAAATGGGAGGAATGGGCCAAATGGGCCAAATGGGAGGAATGGGCCAAATGGGAGGAATGGGAATG ATGAACCCTCAGCTGCTCATGATGTCCGCTAATGTGTTAGACAACGCGGCGAGATCCATGGGAGGCATG AACAACCAACAGCTGATGGGGTGCTCTTACACGCTGAGAACCATGGCGAGATCTATGGGAGGCATGGGAGGAATGGGCATGGGAGGAATGGGCATGGGAGGAATGGGAGGAATGGGCATGGGAGGAATGGGCCAGGTGGGCTGA